A stretch of the Arachis stenosperma cultivar V10309 chromosome 6, arast.V10309.gnm1.PFL2, whole genome shotgun sequence genome encodes the following:
- the LOC130935544 gene encoding uncharacterized protein LOC130935544 isoform X2: MASAEQPLKKRKHYDTLPESPPPPPPSEEVPPPPSPPQSPQTLPRPPTPPPPPLSQDEVVTKRRNKDEVRTVFECYRRIKLFLSKKESAFIHDIEQSFFALINASRGCLSAQRIAADVIPRYAFHCPTALEAAAKVVINMYNWSSTLISRGEDADGVAFENARACIFGLADICCAASSVAPKSAVIRGICSAVFQNVLSFFISLLEGKDALQVFDKSFLKMQDSPDEFSKLKQKVLDEDESSLTKLSKLHAVCLFWIFFSCPKDMLAACLELLGSATKEGASEQGQCFLSLVTRNVLVDEAVCLQDNVNGGSKPVTGSTDSAIRENEVDEEIMTDVIRVADVDSSIPKSCLLTLVLDKDPSLQKWMSRKSKKLLDLPTTASMEITAVLLGILGKFVPQTDLEDYQPDSDEDRSDSSIYTNRNYAVPRISEERDSIGETSGRVGSHFDNGASRPMGIEMGEGGSMSHARCSTPRDSATHQITSSSMKTPFGSRSNSFEAASTKSQTVWCLDGDPAAMDIVSASTRLWVGFIPPDVPESHIRFQSERYGQIERFVFFPMKGFAFVEYRRIIDAIKARHYLPGNFPCRVRFIDTGFGTRGAMNGVAIGSSSHIYVGNISSQWAKDEILHESRKVIHKGPPALIDLSCECALLMEFETPEEATSVMLHLRQFRRERSNYNLHFGPGTVNAGIGHPYMDGSRSASAPSHPDLKVSIPTNMSHGISGSPHARTLSAGSPHARTLPVSPADSSRTRMSHLSSLLASLCTKYNINQNIGLHDHYMTGTGNSYAPSMRDEDTAPSSTLWITIPWSSSQFLTDDELMTICNLAIGGSGSILRLTQANMQMPCGWFVECSNTDGAVSVLKNLRSCPGLFFQVEFSKSGNQTAGPSSAKPEGNSMELVSPRTNSQNHSSGIHRAPPPQSNWHFPGSSNMPEVGARKTDGYDNVSLDTHQGANIQHMYSGTQGPSIPPPQQIQSAPFIRPVYAPPNGPWDPRGINNPLPANHFTPGVMPNNHLPFIPASVTPLAHIQGTPMHPYGQLMPPPVMAPPLASLPHPQLEIPPPPPPPPPPPPARLPSPPPLPQTQPPMVPPPPGSPPPPPPPPPPPLPAQEAVSMECSGQSLQYQWQGALCKSGVNYCTIYACRADSNLCKYTNATPEPSEWPTKLDMTKRTDIRHVKSTFAATPPNRREVCRLIPSSPSEHKRFQDFITYLKQRDCAGVIKIPAAKSMWARLLFILPYSPETCTLLSIAPHPSDCLIALVLPKEMNFEWA, encoded by the exons TGAACAGAGCTTCTTCGCTCTCATCAATGCTTCCAGAG GTTGTTTGAGTGCACAAAGAATCGCGGCTGATGTTATTCCTCGATATGCATTCCACTGTCCAACAGCTTTAGAAGCTGCAGCTAAAGTGGTTATCAATATGTATAACTGGAGTTCCACACTAATCAGTAGAGGAGAAGATGCTGATGGTGTTGCATTTGAAAATGCTAGAGCTTGTATTTTTGGCTTAGCTGATATTTGCTGTGCTGCTTCTTCAGTGGCACCAAAATCTGCTGTAATCAGAGGAATTTGCTCTGCAGTTTTTCAGAATGTGCTATCCTTTTTCATATCTTTACTTGAGGGAAAGGACGCCTTACAGGTGTTTGATAAGAGTTTCCTGAAAATGCAAGATTCCCCTGATGAATTTTCTAAGTTGAAGCAAAAAGTTTTAGATGAAGATGAGTCCTCATTGACTAAATTGTCAAAACTCCATGCAGTATGTTTATTTTGGATATTCTTCTCTTGCCCAAAAGACATGCTTGCAGCTTGTTTGGAGCTCTTAGGCTCTGCCACAAAGGAGGGTGCCTCTGAACAAGGACAATGTTTTCTGAGCCTGGTGACTAGAAATGTTTTGGTTGATGAAGCAGTTTGCCTTCAGGATAATGTTAATGGCGGATCTAAGCCAGTTACAGGTTCAACAGATTCAGCTATCCGCGAAAACGAGGTTGATGAGGAAATAATGACAGATGTCATCCGAGTTGCCGATGTTGATTCGTCTATTCCAAAGAGTTGCTTGCTCACACTG GTCCTCGACAAAGATCCCTCACTACAGAAATGGATGTCACGCAAATCTAAGAAGTTATTGGACTTGCCTACTACTGCTTCAATGGAAATTACAGCAGTACTTCTAGGAATTCTTGGAAAGTTTGTTCCACAAACTGATTTGGAAGACTACCAACCAGATAGTGATGAAGATAGATCTGATTCTTCGATTTACACAAATAGGAACTATGCGGTACCTAGGATTTCAGAGGAACGTGACAGTATTGGTGAAACATCTGGAAGAG TAGGTTCGCATTTCGACAATGGAGCTTCAAGGCCCATGGGCATTGAGATGGGGGAGGGAGGGAGTATGTCCCATGCTAGATGTTCCACACCTAGGGATTCAGCAACCCATCAAATAACCTCATCTTCAATGAAGACACCATTTGGCTCTAGGAGTAATTCATTTGAAG CTGCTTCAACAAAAAGTCAAACTGTCTGGTGCCTTGATGGGGATCCTGCTGCCATGGATATTGTCTCTGCTTCAACAAGGCTCTGGGTTGGTTTTATACCACCTGACGTGCCTGAAAGCCATATTAGGTTTCAATCAGAAAGATATGGTCAAATTGAACGGTTTGTTTTCTTCCCCATGAAAGGTTTTGCCTTTGTTGAGTACAGAAGAATCATTGATGCAATCAAAGCTAGACACTATCTACCGGGAAACTTCCCGTGTCGTGTAAGATTCATCGATACAGGATTTGGAACTAGGGGTGCAATGAATGGTGTTGCAATTGgctctagttctcatatctatGTTGGAAATATTTCTTCTCAATGGGCCAAGGATGAGATCCTACATGAATCAagaaaagtaatccataaaggTCCTCCTGCACTTATTGATCTCAGCTGTGAGTGTGCATTACTTATGGAATTTGAAACTCCTGAAGAAGCTACCTCTGTCATGTTGCATCTGAGACAGTTTCGAAGAGAAAGAAGCAACTATAACTTACATTTTGGCCCAGGAACAGTTAATGCTGGAATTGGGCACCCGTATATGGACGGTTCAAGGTCTGCATCTGCCCCTTCCCATCCTGACCTTAAAGTTAGCATCCCAACAAACATGTCACATGGTATTTCTGGATCACCTCATGCTCGAACGTTATCAGCTGGATCACCTCATGCTCGAACCTTACCCGTGAGCCCTGCTGACAGTTCTCGCACAAGGATGTCTCACTTGTCTTCGTTGCTAGCTTCATTGTGtacaaaatacaatattaaTCAAAACATAGGTCTCCATGATCACTATATGACTGGAACTGGTAACAGTTATGCTCCTTCGATGCGTGATGAAGATACAGCACCATCGAGTACTTTGTGGATAACTATTCCATGGAGTAGCTCTCAATTCCTCACAGATGATGAACTAATGACTATCtgcaatcttgctattggaggcTCTGGCTCCATTTTGCGCTTGACACAGGCAAACATGCAGATGCCGTGTGGTTGGTTTGTTGAATGCAGTAATACTGATGGTGCAGTTTCTGTTCTAAAGAATCTTCGTAGTTGTCCAGGGTTGTTCTTCCAAGTAGAATTCAG TAAATCTGGAAATCAGACTGCTGGACCTTCTTCAGCCAAACCAGAGGGCAACTCCATGGAACTTGTATCCCCCAGAACAAATTCCCAGAATCACAGTAGTGGAATACACCGTGCACCTCCACCCCAGTCGAACTGGCATTTTCCTGGTTCCAGTAACATGCCAGAAGTTGGAGCAAGGAAAACTGATGGTTATGATAATGTATCACTAGACACTCATCAAGGAG CTAACATTCAACATATGTACTCTGGAACTCAAGGACCTTCCATTCCGCCACCACAACAAATTCAGTCAGCTCCCTTCATTCGCCCTGTTTATGCCCCTCCAAATGGTCCGTGGGATCCACGTGGAATAAATAATCCTTTACCTGCCAATCACTTCACGCCTGGAGTGATGCCTAATAATCATTTACCATTTATACCTGCTTCAGTAACTCCACTTGCTCACATCCAGGGAACCCCAATGCATCCTTATGGCCAGCTGATGCCCCCACCAGTAATGGCACCACCTTTGGCTTCCTTACCACATCCTCAGCTTGAAATtccacctccacctccacctccacctccacctccacctGCACGTCTGCCTTCTCCACCACCCTTGCCCCAAACTCAGCCACCCATGGTTCCTCCACCACCTGGTTCTCCTCCACCTCCTCCTCCACCTCCTCCTCCACCATTGCCTGCTCAGGAAGCAGTTAGTATGGAATGTTCAGGGCAGTCTCTGCAGTATCAGTGGCAGGGGGCTCTTTGTAAAAGCGGGGTTAACTACTGCACAATTTATGCATGCCGAGCAGATTCAAATCTTTGCaaatacacaaatgccacaccTGAACCTTCTGA GTGGCCCACAAAACTAGACATGACTAAACGCACTGATATTCGACATGTGAAATCAACATTTGCAGCTACACCACCTAACAGG AGGGAAGTGTGCCGTTTAATCccatcttccccaagtgaacaCAAACGG TTTCAGGATTTCATAACATACTTAAAGCAGAGGGATTGTGCCGGAGTCATTAAAATCCCAGCCGCAAAATCCATGTGGGCAAGGCTGCTCTTCATACTCCCATACTCGCCTGAAACATGCACTTTGCTTTCTATTGCACCACATCCATCTGATTGCCTCATCGCTTTGGTTCTTCCAAAAGAAATGAACTTTGAGTGGGCATGA
- the LOC130935544 gene encoding uncharacterized protein LOC130935544 isoform X1, whose amino-acid sequence MASAEQPLKKRKHYDTLPESPPPPPPSEEVPPPPSPPQSPQTLPRPPTPPPPPLSQDEVVTKRRNKDEVRTVFECYRRIKLFLSKKESAFIHDIEQSFFALINASRGCLSAQRIAADVIPRYAFHCPTALEAAAKVVINMYNWSSTLISRGEDADGVAFENARACIFGLADICCAASSVAPKSAVIRGICSAVFQNVLSFFISLLEGKDALQVFDKSFLKMQDSPDEFSKLKQKVLDEDESSLTKLSKLHAVCLFWIFFSCPKDMLAACLELLGSATKEGASEQGQCFLSLVTRNVLVDEAVCLQDNVNGGSKPVTGSTDSAIRENEVDEEIMTDVIRVADVDSSIPKSCLLTLVLDKDPSLQKWMSRKSKKLLDLPTTASMEITAVLLGILGKFVPQTDLEDYQPDSDEDRSDSSIYTNRNYAVPRISEERDSIGETSGRVSLGTNPVSKVGSHFDNGASRPMGIEMGEGGSMSHARCSTPRDSATHQITSSSMKTPFGSRSNSFEAASTKSQTVWCLDGDPAAMDIVSASTRLWVGFIPPDVPESHIRFQSERYGQIERFVFFPMKGFAFVEYRRIIDAIKARHYLPGNFPCRVRFIDTGFGTRGAMNGVAIGSSSHIYVGNISSQWAKDEILHESRKVIHKGPPALIDLSCECALLMEFETPEEATSVMLHLRQFRRERSNYNLHFGPGTVNAGIGHPYMDGSRSASAPSHPDLKVSIPTNMSHGISGSPHARTLSAGSPHARTLPVSPADSSRTRMSHLSSLLASLCTKYNINQNIGLHDHYMTGTGNSYAPSMRDEDTAPSSTLWITIPWSSSQFLTDDELMTICNLAIGGSGSILRLTQANMQMPCGWFVECSNTDGAVSVLKNLRSCPGLFFQVEFSKSGNQTAGPSSAKPEGNSMELVSPRTNSQNHSSGIHRAPPPQSNWHFPGSSNMPEVGARKTDGYDNVSLDTHQGANIQHMYSGTQGPSIPPPQQIQSAPFIRPVYAPPNGPWDPRGINNPLPANHFTPGVMPNNHLPFIPASVTPLAHIQGTPMHPYGQLMPPPVMAPPLASLPHPQLEIPPPPPPPPPPPPARLPSPPPLPQTQPPMVPPPPGSPPPPPPPPPPPLPAQEAVSMECSGQSLQYQWQGALCKSGVNYCTIYACRADSNLCKYTNATPEPSEWPTKLDMTKRTDIRHVKSTFAATPPNRREVCRLIPSSPSEHKRFQDFITYLKQRDCAGVIKIPAAKSMWARLLFILPYSPETCTLLSIAPHPSDCLIALVLPKEMNFEWA is encoded by the exons TGAACAGAGCTTCTTCGCTCTCATCAATGCTTCCAGAG GTTGTTTGAGTGCACAAAGAATCGCGGCTGATGTTATTCCTCGATATGCATTCCACTGTCCAACAGCTTTAGAAGCTGCAGCTAAAGTGGTTATCAATATGTATAACTGGAGTTCCACACTAATCAGTAGAGGAGAAGATGCTGATGGTGTTGCATTTGAAAATGCTAGAGCTTGTATTTTTGGCTTAGCTGATATTTGCTGTGCTGCTTCTTCAGTGGCACCAAAATCTGCTGTAATCAGAGGAATTTGCTCTGCAGTTTTTCAGAATGTGCTATCCTTTTTCATATCTTTACTTGAGGGAAAGGACGCCTTACAGGTGTTTGATAAGAGTTTCCTGAAAATGCAAGATTCCCCTGATGAATTTTCTAAGTTGAAGCAAAAAGTTTTAGATGAAGATGAGTCCTCATTGACTAAATTGTCAAAACTCCATGCAGTATGTTTATTTTGGATATTCTTCTCTTGCCCAAAAGACATGCTTGCAGCTTGTTTGGAGCTCTTAGGCTCTGCCACAAAGGAGGGTGCCTCTGAACAAGGACAATGTTTTCTGAGCCTGGTGACTAGAAATGTTTTGGTTGATGAAGCAGTTTGCCTTCAGGATAATGTTAATGGCGGATCTAAGCCAGTTACAGGTTCAACAGATTCAGCTATCCGCGAAAACGAGGTTGATGAGGAAATAATGACAGATGTCATCCGAGTTGCCGATGTTGATTCGTCTATTCCAAAGAGTTGCTTGCTCACACTG GTCCTCGACAAAGATCCCTCACTACAGAAATGGATGTCACGCAAATCTAAGAAGTTATTGGACTTGCCTACTACTGCTTCAATGGAAATTACAGCAGTACTTCTAGGAATTCTTGGAAAGTTTGTTCCACAAACTGATTTGGAAGACTACCAACCAGATAGTGATGAAGATAGATCTGATTCTTCGATTTACACAAATAGGAACTATGCGGTACCTAGGATTTCAGAGGAACGTGACAGTATTGGTGAAACATCTGGAAGAG TTTCTCTTGGCACCAACCCTGTATCAAAAGTAGGTTCGCATTTCGACAATGGAGCTTCAAGGCCCATGGGCATTGAGATGGGGGAGGGAGGGAGTATGTCCCATGCTAGATGTTCCACACCTAGGGATTCAGCAACCCATCAAATAACCTCATCTTCAATGAAGACACCATTTGGCTCTAGGAGTAATTCATTTGAAG CTGCTTCAACAAAAAGTCAAACTGTCTGGTGCCTTGATGGGGATCCTGCTGCCATGGATATTGTCTCTGCTTCAACAAGGCTCTGGGTTGGTTTTATACCACCTGACGTGCCTGAAAGCCATATTAGGTTTCAATCAGAAAGATATGGTCAAATTGAACGGTTTGTTTTCTTCCCCATGAAAGGTTTTGCCTTTGTTGAGTACAGAAGAATCATTGATGCAATCAAAGCTAGACACTATCTACCGGGAAACTTCCCGTGTCGTGTAAGATTCATCGATACAGGATTTGGAACTAGGGGTGCAATGAATGGTGTTGCAATTGgctctagttctcatatctatGTTGGAAATATTTCTTCTCAATGGGCCAAGGATGAGATCCTACATGAATCAagaaaagtaatccataaaggTCCTCCTGCACTTATTGATCTCAGCTGTGAGTGTGCATTACTTATGGAATTTGAAACTCCTGAAGAAGCTACCTCTGTCATGTTGCATCTGAGACAGTTTCGAAGAGAAAGAAGCAACTATAACTTACATTTTGGCCCAGGAACAGTTAATGCTGGAATTGGGCACCCGTATATGGACGGTTCAAGGTCTGCATCTGCCCCTTCCCATCCTGACCTTAAAGTTAGCATCCCAACAAACATGTCACATGGTATTTCTGGATCACCTCATGCTCGAACGTTATCAGCTGGATCACCTCATGCTCGAACCTTACCCGTGAGCCCTGCTGACAGTTCTCGCACAAGGATGTCTCACTTGTCTTCGTTGCTAGCTTCATTGTGtacaaaatacaatattaaTCAAAACATAGGTCTCCATGATCACTATATGACTGGAACTGGTAACAGTTATGCTCCTTCGATGCGTGATGAAGATACAGCACCATCGAGTACTTTGTGGATAACTATTCCATGGAGTAGCTCTCAATTCCTCACAGATGATGAACTAATGACTATCtgcaatcttgctattggaggcTCTGGCTCCATTTTGCGCTTGACACAGGCAAACATGCAGATGCCGTGTGGTTGGTTTGTTGAATGCAGTAATACTGATGGTGCAGTTTCTGTTCTAAAGAATCTTCGTAGTTGTCCAGGGTTGTTCTTCCAAGTAGAATTCAG TAAATCTGGAAATCAGACTGCTGGACCTTCTTCAGCCAAACCAGAGGGCAACTCCATGGAACTTGTATCCCCCAGAACAAATTCCCAGAATCACAGTAGTGGAATACACCGTGCACCTCCACCCCAGTCGAACTGGCATTTTCCTGGTTCCAGTAACATGCCAGAAGTTGGAGCAAGGAAAACTGATGGTTATGATAATGTATCACTAGACACTCATCAAGGAG CTAACATTCAACATATGTACTCTGGAACTCAAGGACCTTCCATTCCGCCACCACAACAAATTCAGTCAGCTCCCTTCATTCGCCCTGTTTATGCCCCTCCAAATGGTCCGTGGGATCCACGTGGAATAAATAATCCTTTACCTGCCAATCACTTCACGCCTGGAGTGATGCCTAATAATCATTTACCATTTATACCTGCTTCAGTAACTCCACTTGCTCACATCCAGGGAACCCCAATGCATCCTTATGGCCAGCTGATGCCCCCACCAGTAATGGCACCACCTTTGGCTTCCTTACCACATCCTCAGCTTGAAATtccacctccacctccacctccacctccacctccacctGCACGTCTGCCTTCTCCACCACCCTTGCCCCAAACTCAGCCACCCATGGTTCCTCCACCACCTGGTTCTCCTCCACCTCCTCCTCCACCTCCTCCTCCACCATTGCCTGCTCAGGAAGCAGTTAGTATGGAATGTTCAGGGCAGTCTCTGCAGTATCAGTGGCAGGGGGCTCTTTGTAAAAGCGGGGTTAACTACTGCACAATTTATGCATGCCGAGCAGATTCAAATCTTTGCaaatacacaaatgccacaccTGAACCTTCTGA GTGGCCCACAAAACTAGACATGACTAAACGCACTGATATTCGACATGTGAAATCAACATTTGCAGCTACACCACCTAACAGG AGGGAAGTGTGCCGTTTAATCccatcttccccaagtgaacaCAAACGG TTTCAGGATTTCATAACATACTTAAAGCAGAGGGATTGTGCCGGAGTCATTAAAATCCCAGCCGCAAAATCCATGTGGGCAAGGCTGCTCTTCATACTCCCATACTCGCCTGAAACATGCACTTTGCTTTCTATTGCACCACATCCATCTGATTGCCTCATCGCTTTGGTTCTTCCAAAAGAAATGAACTTTGAGTGGGCATGA
- the LOC130935544 gene encoding uncharacterized protein LOC130935544 isoform X3 has translation MASAEQPLKKRKHYDTLPESPPPPPPSEEVPPPPSPPQSPQTLPRPPTPPPPPLSQDEVVTKRRNKDEVRTVFECYRRIKLFLSKKESAFIHDIEQSFFALINASRGCLSAQRIAADVIPRYAFHCPTALEAAAKVVINMYNWSSTLISRGEDADGVAFENARACIFGLADICCAASSVAPKSAVIRGICSAVFQNVLSFFISLLEGKDALQVFDKSFLKMQDSPDEFSKLKQKVLDEDESSLTKLSKLHAVCLFWIFFSCPKDMLAACLELLGSATKEGASEQGQCFLSLVTRNVLVDEAVCLQDNVNGGSKPVTGSTDSAIRENEVDEEIMTDVIRVADVDSSIPKSCLLTLVLDKDPSLQKWMSRKSKKLLDLPTTASMEITAVLLGILGKFVPQTDLEDYQPDSDEDRSDSSIYTNRNYAVPRISEERDSIGETSGRGSHFDNGASRPMGIEMGEGGSMSHARCSTPRDSATHQITSSSMKTPFGSRSNSFEAASTKSQTVWCLDGDPAAMDIVSASTRLWVGFIPPDVPESHIRFQSERYGQIERFVFFPMKGFAFVEYRRIIDAIKARHYLPGNFPCRVRFIDTGFGTRGAMNGVAIGSSSHIYVGNISSQWAKDEILHESRKVIHKGPPALIDLSCECALLMEFETPEEATSVMLHLRQFRRERSNYNLHFGPGTVNAGIGHPYMDGSRSASAPSHPDLKVSIPTNMSHGISGSPHARTLSAGSPHARTLPVSPADSSRTRMSHLSSLLASLCTKYNINQNIGLHDHYMTGTGNSYAPSMRDEDTAPSSTLWITIPWSSSQFLTDDELMTICNLAIGGSGSILRLTQANMQMPCGWFVECSNTDGAVSVLKNLRSCPGLFFQVEFSKSGNQTAGPSSAKPEGNSMELVSPRTNSQNHSSGIHRAPPPQSNWHFPGSSNMPEVGARKTDGYDNVSLDTHQGANIQHMYSGTQGPSIPPPQQIQSAPFIRPVYAPPNGPWDPRGINNPLPANHFTPGVMPNNHLPFIPASVTPLAHIQGTPMHPYGQLMPPPVMAPPLASLPHPQLEIPPPPPPPPPPPPARLPSPPPLPQTQPPMVPPPPGSPPPPPPPPPPPLPAQEAVSMECSGQSLQYQWQGALCKSGVNYCTIYACRADSNLCKYTNATPEPSEWPTKLDMTKRTDIRHVKSTFAATPPNRREVCRLIPSSPSEHKRFQDFITYLKQRDCAGVIKIPAAKSMWARLLFILPYSPETCTLLSIAPHPSDCLIALVLPKEMNFEWA, from the exons TGAACAGAGCTTCTTCGCTCTCATCAATGCTTCCAGAG GTTGTTTGAGTGCACAAAGAATCGCGGCTGATGTTATTCCTCGATATGCATTCCACTGTCCAACAGCTTTAGAAGCTGCAGCTAAAGTGGTTATCAATATGTATAACTGGAGTTCCACACTAATCAGTAGAGGAGAAGATGCTGATGGTGTTGCATTTGAAAATGCTAGAGCTTGTATTTTTGGCTTAGCTGATATTTGCTGTGCTGCTTCTTCAGTGGCACCAAAATCTGCTGTAATCAGAGGAATTTGCTCTGCAGTTTTTCAGAATGTGCTATCCTTTTTCATATCTTTACTTGAGGGAAAGGACGCCTTACAGGTGTTTGATAAGAGTTTCCTGAAAATGCAAGATTCCCCTGATGAATTTTCTAAGTTGAAGCAAAAAGTTTTAGATGAAGATGAGTCCTCATTGACTAAATTGTCAAAACTCCATGCAGTATGTTTATTTTGGATATTCTTCTCTTGCCCAAAAGACATGCTTGCAGCTTGTTTGGAGCTCTTAGGCTCTGCCACAAAGGAGGGTGCCTCTGAACAAGGACAATGTTTTCTGAGCCTGGTGACTAGAAATGTTTTGGTTGATGAAGCAGTTTGCCTTCAGGATAATGTTAATGGCGGATCTAAGCCAGTTACAGGTTCAACAGATTCAGCTATCCGCGAAAACGAGGTTGATGAGGAAATAATGACAGATGTCATCCGAGTTGCCGATGTTGATTCGTCTATTCCAAAGAGTTGCTTGCTCACACTG GTCCTCGACAAAGATCCCTCACTACAGAAATGGATGTCACGCAAATCTAAGAAGTTATTGGACTTGCCTACTACTGCTTCAATGGAAATTACAGCAGTACTTCTAGGAATTCTTGGAAAGTTTGTTCCACAAACTGATTTGGAAGACTACCAACCAGATAGTGATGAAGATAGATCTGATTCTTCGATTTACACAAATAGGAACTATGCGGTACCTAGGATTTCAGAGGAACGTGACAGTATTGGTGAAACATCTGGAAGAG GTTCGCATTTCGACAATGGAGCTTCAAGGCCCATGGGCATTGAGATGGGGGAGGGAGGGAGTATGTCCCATGCTAGATGTTCCACACCTAGGGATTCAGCAACCCATCAAATAACCTCATCTTCAATGAAGACACCATTTGGCTCTAGGAGTAATTCATTTGAAG CTGCTTCAACAAAAAGTCAAACTGTCTGGTGCCTTGATGGGGATCCTGCTGCCATGGATATTGTCTCTGCTTCAACAAGGCTCTGGGTTGGTTTTATACCACCTGACGTGCCTGAAAGCCATATTAGGTTTCAATCAGAAAGATATGGTCAAATTGAACGGTTTGTTTTCTTCCCCATGAAAGGTTTTGCCTTTGTTGAGTACAGAAGAATCATTGATGCAATCAAAGCTAGACACTATCTACCGGGAAACTTCCCGTGTCGTGTAAGATTCATCGATACAGGATTTGGAACTAGGGGTGCAATGAATGGTGTTGCAATTGgctctagttctcatatctatGTTGGAAATATTTCTTCTCAATGGGCCAAGGATGAGATCCTACATGAATCAagaaaagtaatccataaaggTCCTCCTGCACTTATTGATCTCAGCTGTGAGTGTGCATTACTTATGGAATTTGAAACTCCTGAAGAAGCTACCTCTGTCATGTTGCATCTGAGACAGTTTCGAAGAGAAAGAAGCAACTATAACTTACATTTTGGCCCAGGAACAGTTAATGCTGGAATTGGGCACCCGTATATGGACGGTTCAAGGTCTGCATCTGCCCCTTCCCATCCTGACCTTAAAGTTAGCATCCCAACAAACATGTCACATGGTATTTCTGGATCACCTCATGCTCGAACGTTATCAGCTGGATCACCTCATGCTCGAACCTTACCCGTGAGCCCTGCTGACAGTTCTCGCACAAGGATGTCTCACTTGTCTTCGTTGCTAGCTTCATTGTGtacaaaatacaatattaaTCAAAACATAGGTCTCCATGATCACTATATGACTGGAACTGGTAACAGTTATGCTCCTTCGATGCGTGATGAAGATACAGCACCATCGAGTACTTTGTGGATAACTATTCCATGGAGTAGCTCTCAATTCCTCACAGATGATGAACTAATGACTATCtgcaatcttgctattggaggcTCTGGCTCCATTTTGCGCTTGACACAGGCAAACATGCAGATGCCGTGTGGTTGGTTTGTTGAATGCAGTAATACTGATGGTGCAGTTTCTGTTCTAAAGAATCTTCGTAGTTGTCCAGGGTTGTTCTTCCAAGTAGAATTCAG TAAATCTGGAAATCAGACTGCTGGACCTTCTTCAGCCAAACCAGAGGGCAACTCCATGGAACTTGTATCCCCCAGAACAAATTCCCAGAATCACAGTAGTGGAATACACCGTGCACCTCCACCCCAGTCGAACTGGCATTTTCCTGGTTCCAGTAACATGCCAGAAGTTGGAGCAAGGAAAACTGATGGTTATGATAATGTATCACTAGACACTCATCAAGGAG CTAACATTCAACATATGTACTCTGGAACTCAAGGACCTTCCATTCCGCCACCACAACAAATTCAGTCAGCTCCCTTCATTCGCCCTGTTTATGCCCCTCCAAATGGTCCGTGGGATCCACGTGGAATAAATAATCCTTTACCTGCCAATCACTTCACGCCTGGAGTGATGCCTAATAATCATTTACCATTTATACCTGCTTCAGTAACTCCACTTGCTCACATCCAGGGAACCCCAATGCATCCTTATGGCCAGCTGATGCCCCCACCAGTAATGGCACCACCTTTGGCTTCCTTACCACATCCTCAGCTTGAAATtccacctccacctccacctccacctccacctccacctGCACGTCTGCCTTCTCCACCACCCTTGCCCCAAACTCAGCCACCCATGGTTCCTCCACCACCTGGTTCTCCTCCACCTCCTCCTCCACCTCCTCCTCCACCATTGCCTGCTCAGGAAGCAGTTAGTATGGAATGTTCAGGGCAGTCTCTGCAGTATCAGTGGCAGGGGGCTCTTTGTAAAAGCGGGGTTAACTACTGCACAATTTATGCATGCCGAGCAGATTCAAATCTTTGCaaatacacaaatgccacaccTGAACCTTCTGA GTGGCCCACAAAACTAGACATGACTAAACGCACTGATATTCGACATGTGAAATCAACATTTGCAGCTACACCACCTAACAGG AGGGAAGTGTGCCGTTTAATCccatcttccccaagtgaacaCAAACGG TTTCAGGATTTCATAACATACTTAAAGCAGAGGGATTGTGCCGGAGTCATTAAAATCCCAGCCGCAAAATCCATGTGGGCAAGGCTGCTCTTCATACTCCCATACTCGCCTGAAACATGCACTTTGCTTTCTATTGCACCACATCCATCTGATTGCCTCATCGCTTTGGTTCTTCCAAAAGAAATGAACTTTGAGTGGGCATGA